Proteins encoded by one window of Porphyrobacter sp. YT40:
- a CDS encoding MipA/OmpV family protein, producing the protein MFPRPMLSPLAVMAALAAGPVLAEEVEESAAETEAEADVTVQPAPGTPPIPFARPVFDETWATIGLGVGMVPSYAGSDDYIAFPLPLIVGRVGGVGISPNGPGFVLDLNSPKPSFAPRKGPRVAFGPAFRFRNDRNNRIRDEVVARAGTLDAALEVGGNVAVAFPNVVKPFDQLSLGVQTRWDVLGAHGGMIVEPQISYRAPVGRSFALQVQASAEIVDDSFADYYFSVSPAQATATGLPQFRAGGGLNRIGTVAILTWDLDGKPLNGGWAITGVGGVSRLLGDAADTPYTATRGDPNQFIAGLGLAYTF; encoded by the coding sequence ATGTTCCCCCGCCCGATGCTGTCTCCGCTGGCCGTGATGGCTGCGCTCGCCGCCGGCCCCGTGCTGGCCGAGGAGGTCGAGGAAAGCGCCGCCGAAACCGAGGCGGAAGCCGATGTCACCGTCCAGCCCGCCCCCGGCACGCCGCCGATCCCCTTCGCGCGGCCGGTGTTCGACGAGACCTGGGCCACCATCGGCCTCGGCGTCGGGATGGTGCCGAGCTATGCCGGGTCGGACGATTACATCGCCTTCCCCCTGCCGCTGATCGTGGGCCGTGTGGGCGGGGTGGGGATCAGCCCCAACGGGCCGGGCTTCGTGCTCGATCTCAATTCGCCCAAGCCCTCCTTCGCCCCGCGCAAGGGGCCGCGCGTCGCCTTCGGCCCGGCGTTCCGGTTCCGCAACGATCGCAACAACCGCATCCGCGACGAAGTGGTGGCGCGCGCGGGCACGCTCGATGCGGCGCTGGAGGTGGGCGGCAATGTCGCGGTTGCGTTTCCCAATGTGGTCAAGCCCTTCGACCAGTTGAGCCTCGGCGTGCAGACCCGCTGGGACGTGCTGGGCGCGCATGGCGGGATGATCGTCGAGCCGCAGATCAGCTACCGCGCGCCGGTGGGCCGCAGCTTCGCCTTGCAGGTGCAGGCGAGCGCCGAGATCGTCGATGACAGCTTTGCCGATTACTACTTCAGCGTCAGCCCCGCGCAAGCGACCGCGACCGGCCTGCCGCAATTCCGCGCCGGGGGCGGGCTCAACCGCATCGGCACGGTCGCGATCCTGACCTGGGATCTCGACGGCAAGCCCTTGAACGGCGGCTGGGCGATCACCGGCGTCGGCGGCGTTTCGCGGCTGCTGGGCGATGCGGCCGATACGCCCTACACCGCCACGCGCGGCGACCCCAACCAGTTCATCGCCGGACTGGGGCTCGCCTACACGTTCTGA
- the crtY gene encoding lycopene beta-cyclase CrtY, with translation MVDSTPTPAPQTSAPDTGADVAPLDVAIVGGGLAGGLIALALHRHAPGCRFAVIETGRTFGGHHRWSWFETDIRPGARGLMAGFTLNGWDEGYDITFPAYGRTLPTAYRSLASAEFHRALMDELPGECVMLGTKAASLDADGVTLSDGRRIAARRVIDCRPFAPSKALSGGWQVFLGQQYRCETPHGLTRPVIMDASVDQLAPHGNGEAYRFVYVLPLSPTDVFIEDTYYADQPRMDAGVLKGRIAEYAHRKGWKGEIVDQEAGILPVISGGDFAAASAEVAIPGVALAGARGGFSHPLTSYTVPFAVDNALAIAHLLARKPELSGAELAAFCQRRAKRHWRATSYYRMLSRMLFEAADPGKRVVVFEHFYALRGALVERFYAGRSTWPDRLRILTGKPPVAIPRAIRALFSSGKPLDAKPLDTKPLNMETPA, from the coding sequence ATGGTCGATTCAACCCCCACCCCGGCACCGCAGACATCCGCCCCCGATACGGGTGCCGACGTCGCCCCGCTCGATGTCGCAATCGTCGGCGGGGGGCTGGCGGGCGGTCTGATCGCGCTCGCGCTCCACCGCCACGCACCCGGCTGCCGCTTTGCGGTGATCGAGACAGGGCGGACATTCGGCGGGCACCATCGCTGGAGCTGGTTCGAAACCGATATCCGCCCCGGCGCGCGCGGGCTGATGGCGGGCTTCACGCTGAATGGCTGGGACGAGGGCTATGACATCACTTTCCCCGCCTATGGCCGCACCCTGCCCACCGCGTACCGCTCGCTCGCCAGCGCCGAATTCCACCGCGCATTGATGGACGAACTGCCCGGCGAATGCGTGATGCTGGGCACCAAAGCCGCCAGTCTCGATGCGGACGGCGTGACGCTGAGCGATGGCCGTCGGATCGCGGCGCGACGCGTGATCGATTGCCGTCCCTTCGCGCCGTCCAAGGCGCTGTCGGGCGGCTGGCAGGTGTTCCTCGGCCAGCAATATCGCTGCGAGACGCCGCACGGCCTCACCCGCCCGGTGATCATGGATGCGAGCGTCGATCAGCTCGCCCCGCACGGCAATGGCGAGGCCTATCGCTTCGTCTATGTCCTGCCGCTGTCGCCCACCGATGTCTTCATCGAAGACACCTACTACGCCGACCAGCCCAGGATGGACGCCGGGGTGCTGAAGGGCCGCATCGCCGAATATGCCCATCGCAAGGGCTGGAAGGGCGAGATCGTCGATCAGGAAGCGGGCATTCTGCCGGTGATTTCGGGCGGAGACTTTGCCGCCGCCAGCGCCGAAGTCGCGATCCCCGGCGTGGCGCTGGCGGGCGCACGCGGCGGGTTCTCGCACCCGCTCACCAGCTACACCGTGCCCTTCGCGGTCGATAATGCGCTGGCCATCGCGCACCTTCTGGCGCGCAAGCCCGAGCTTTCGGGCGCGGAACTCGCCGCCTTCTGCCAGCGCCGGGCCAAGCGCCACTGGCGGGCCACCTCCTATTACCGGATGCTCAGCCGGATGCTGTTCGAGGCTGCCGATCCGGGCAAGCGGGTGGTGGTGTTCGAGCATTTCTACGCGCTGCGCGGGGCTCTGGTGGAACGCTTCTACGCGGGCAGGTCGACCTGGCCCGACCGGCTGCGCATCCTTACCGGCAAGCCGCCCGTAGCTATCCCCCGCGCCATCCGTGCGCTATTTTCTTCCGGGAAACCCCTGGACGCGAAACCGTTAGACACCAAGCCTCTCAACATGGAGACCCCGGCATGA
- a CDS encoding phytoene desaturase, translating into MALAIRLQSAGIATTVIESRDKPGGRAYFWERDGFTFDGGPTVITDPPCLKELWALTGHDIAEDVELMPVMPFYRLNWPDGTNFDYSNDEASLNAEIAKLNPADVAGYARFLEYSERVYKEGYLKLGTVPFLDFKSMLKAAPALIKEQAWRSVYGMVSSYVENEKLREALSFHTLLVGGNPMNTSSIYALIHKLEKDGGVWWARGGTNRLIAGMVRHFERLGGTMRVGDPVVQVHTLGTKATEVETKSGFKQRFDAVASNADIMHSYKDLLSGSDRGKQMAKSLNRKSYSPSLFVVHFGLEGTWPGIPHHMILFAKRYKGLLDDIYKNGVVPEDFAIYLHHPTVSDPSMAPAGKSTFYALVPVSHMGKMPLDWDEVGPKLEKMILDELGRRLIPDIHERIVTKFSYAPTDFKADLNAHMGSAFSLEPVLWQSAWLRGHNRDDVIDNYYLVGAGTHPGAGIPGVVGSAKATAGLMLEDLAKVPA; encoded by the coding sequence ATGGCGCTCGCCATCCGGCTGCAATCGGCGGGGATCGCGACGACCGTGATCGAAAGCCGCGACAAGCCGGGCGGGCGCGCCTATTTCTGGGAGCGCGACGGCTTCACCTTCGATGGCGGGCCGACGGTGATCACCGATCCGCCCTGCCTCAAGGAACTCTGGGCGCTGACCGGCCACGACATCGCCGAAGATGTCGAGCTGATGCCGGTGATGCCCTTCTACCGCCTCAACTGGCCCGATGGGACGAATTTCGACTATTCGAACGACGAGGCCAGCCTCAACGCCGAGATCGCCAAGCTGAACCCCGCGGACGTGGCGGGCTATGCGCGCTTCCTCGAATATTCGGAGCGGGTCTACAAGGAAGGCTATCTCAAGCTCGGCACCGTGCCCTTCCTCGATTTCAAGTCGATGCTCAAGGCCGCGCCCGCGCTGATCAAGGAGCAGGCCTGGCGTTCGGTCTACGGCATGGTTTCCAGCTATGTCGAGAATGAGAAGCTGCGCGAGGCACTGAGCTTCCACACGCTGCTGGTCGGCGGCAACCCGATGAACACCTCGTCGATCTACGCGCTGATCCACAAGCTGGAAAAGGACGGCGGCGTGTGGTGGGCGCGCGGCGGCACCAACCGGCTGATCGCGGGGATGGTGCGCCATTTCGAGCGGCTGGGCGGCACGATGCGCGTGGGCGATCCGGTGGTGCAGGTGCACACGCTCGGCACCAAGGCCACGGAAGTCGAAACGAAGAGCGGCTTCAAGCAGCGCTTCGATGCGGTCGCGAGCAATGCCGACATCATGCATTCCTACAAGGATCTGCTGTCGGGTTCCGATCGCGGCAAGCAGATGGCCAAGTCGCTGAACCGCAAGAGCTATTCCCCCTCGCTCTTCGTGGTGCACTTCGGGCTGGAGGGCACCTGGCCTGGCATCCCGCACCACATGATTCTGTTCGCCAAGCGTTACAAAGGCCTGCTCGACGACATCTACAAGAACGGCGTGGTGCCGGAAGATTTCGCGATCTACCTCCACCATCCCACGGTCAGCGACCCCTCGATGGCCCCGGCGGGCAAGAGCACCTTCTACGCGCTCGTCCCCGTCAGCCACATGGGCAAGATGCCGCTCGATTGGGACGAGGTCGGCCCGAAGCTGGAAAAGATGATCCTCGACGAGCTCGGCCGCCGGTTGATCCCCGACATTCACGAGCGGATCGTGACCAAGTTCAGCTACGCGCCGACGGACTTCAAGGCCGACCTCAACGCCCACATGGGCAGCGCCTTCAGCCTTGAGCCCGTGCTGTGGCAAAGCGCCTGGCTGCGCGGCCACAACCGCGATGACGTGATCGACAATTACTACCTCGTCGGCGCGGGCACGCACCCCGGCGCAGGGATTCCGGGCGTGGTCGGCAGCGCCAAGGCGACCGCCGGGCTGATGCTGGAGGATCTGGCCAAGGTGCCTGCGTGA
- a CDS encoding TIGR00730 family Rossman fold protein has translation MKRLAVYCGSASPEDPRYVELAYEVGAELAARGIGLVYGGGKLGLMGAVAKGAKENGGEVIGIIPESLVRAEVANHDCDELVTVSGMHERKHRFTDLSDGFVTIPGGVGTMDELWEAMSWSQLGYHSKPVGLLNAFGFYDDLLAFNAKMAAVGFVRPAHQNILIAATSIHELLAKMEAYQPHTPIFRMKAEEL, from the coding sequence ATGAAACGCCTCGCTGTCTATTGCGGTTCGGCCTCGCCCGAGGATCCGCGCTATGTCGAACTGGCCTACGAAGTCGGCGCGGAACTCGCCGCGCGCGGGATCGGGCTGGTCTATGGCGGGGGCAAGCTTGGCCTGATGGGTGCGGTCGCCAAGGGGGCGAAGGAGAACGGCGGCGAGGTGATCGGCATCATCCCCGAGAGCCTCGTGCGCGCCGAAGTCGCCAACCATGATTGCGACGAACTCGTCACCGTCAGCGGGATGCACGAAAGGAAGCATCGCTTCACCGATCTGTCGGACGGCTTCGTCACCATCCCCGGCGGGGTCGGCACGATGGACGAACTGTGGGAGGCGATGAGCTGGTCGCAGCTGGGCTATCATTCCAAGCCGGTGGGCCTCCTCAACGCTTTCGGCTTCTATGACGATCTGCTCGCCTTCAACGCCAAGATGGCGGCGGTCGGCTTCGTGCGACCCGCGCACCAGAACATCCTGATCGCGGCGACCTCGATCCACGAGCTGCTCGCCAAGATGGAGGCCTATCAGCCCCACACCCCGATCTTCCGCATGAAGGCCGAGGAGCTCTAG
- a CDS encoding phytoene/squalene synthase family protein, with protein MPVDAATRAALVEHARLSIKQGSQSFSAAARLFDRETRERAWLLYAWCRRADDIADNQDMGGELGDQSDLAERLAHIRRLTALAFAGQPTGDPAFDALGVVAAEVGLTPQMAEDVIAGFQLDAEDWRPRTEADMLRYCYHVAGAVGVMMAVVMGVSPQDQETLDRANDLGLAFQLSNIARDIVEDDAAGRCYLPIEWLAEQDIEPGQHTKPHHRAELAEMAARLVALVEKHEAAARVGAAKLPFRSRWAVLSAARIYGAIGRKVRKRGPEAWNSRTYVPRGEKALYGVRAFLSAVLNREKMPPGGIDWGIADYRPRG; from the coding sequence ATGCCGGTCGATGCAGCAACCCGCGCCGCGCTGGTCGAGCACGCCCGGCTGTCGATCAAGCAGGGCTCGCAGAGCTTTTCCGCCGCCGCGCGGCTGTTCGACCGCGAGACCCGCGAGCGCGCTTGGCTGCTTTACGCCTGGTGCCGCCGGGCGGACGACATTGCCGACAATCAGGACATGGGCGGCGAGCTGGGCGACCAGTCCGATCTCGCCGAGCGTCTCGCGCATATCCGCCGCCTGACTGCGCTCGCCTTTGCAGGCCAGCCGACGGGCGACCCGGCTTTCGATGCTTTGGGCGTGGTGGCCGCCGAAGTGGGGCTCACACCGCAAATGGCCGAGGACGTGATCGCCGGCTTCCAGCTCGATGCCGAAGACTGGCGGCCGCGTACCGAGGCCGACATGCTGCGCTATTGCTACCATGTCGCGGGCGCGGTGGGCGTGATGATGGCGGTGGTGATGGGCGTCTCGCCGCAGGATCAGGAGACACTGGACCGCGCGAACGATCTCGGCCTTGCCTTCCAGCTTTCCAATATCGCGCGCGATATCGTGGAAGATGACGCGGCGGGGCGGTGCTACCTGCCTATCGAATGGCTCGCCGAACAGGATATCGAGCCCGGCCAGCACACCAAGCCGCACCACCGCGCCGAACTCGCCGAAATGGCCGCGCGGTTGGTGGCGCTGGTGGAAAAGCATGAAGCGGCGGCGCGCGTGGGCGCGGCCAAGCTCCCCTTCCGCAGCCGCTGGGCGGTGCTGTCGGCCGCGCGCATCTATGGCGCGATCGGGCGCAAGGTGAGGAAGCGCGGGCCCGAGGCATGGAACAGCCGCACCTACGTGCCGAGGGGCGAGAAGGCGCTGTATGGCGTGCGCGCGTTCCTCTCGGCGGTGCTCAACCGCGAGAAGATGCCGCCGGGCGGGATCGACTGGGGGATTGCGGATTACCGGCCCAGGGGGTGA
- a CDS encoding acetyl/propionyl/methylcrotonyl-CoA carboxylase subunit alpha → MIQKLLIANRGEIACRIMRTARAMGIATVAVYSDADAKALHVRSADESVHIGPSPAAESYLVGAKIIAAAQQTGADAIHPGYGFLSENADFAQAVLDAGLVWVGPKPASIRAMGLKDAAKQLMRAAGVPVTPGYDGSDQSVERLTKEAEAIGYPVLIKAVAGGGGKGMRKVDAPADFAAALESCRREAKASFGNDEVLLEKWITSPRHIEVQVFGDAHGNVVHLFERDCSLQRRHQKVIEEAPAPGMDEATREAICAAAVRAAKAVDYEGAGTIEFIADASEGLRADRIFFMEMNTRLQVEHPVTEEITGVDLVEWQLRVASGEPLPKRQDELSIDGHSIEARLYAEDPAKGFLPSTGRLEYFRLPHLTRKRRFRNETGVQKGDEISPFYDPMIAKLVVHADTRQDAIEAMKDMTSGVECWPVKSNAGFLNLLLYDQDFEDGTMDTGLIGNNLDDFIPDERPSNKALQSVAHMVIDKVLGGKATDIRETYLATDKGPWSNLGLRLNRDKAPATVRLTEGANDYEFAFTDQSIDESLWVEETPHGYLVTDDGVTRMLRIARAGGEGQASAADGAIIAPMPGKVIAVDVAEGQAVTAGQRLMVLEAMKMEHALTAPFDGVVEGLAVSAGGQVQVEAVLCRVVPAGE, encoded by the coding sequence ATGATCCAGAAGCTCCTGATCGCCAATCGCGGCGAGATCGCCTGCCGGATCATGCGCACGGCGCGCGCCATGGGGATCGCGACGGTCGCGGTCTATTCCGATGCCGACGCCAAGGCGCTGCATGTGCGCTCAGCCGACGAGAGCGTGCATATCGGCCCCTCGCCCGCTGCCGAAAGCTATCTGGTGGGGGCGAAGATCATCGCGGCAGCCCAGCAGACGGGCGCGGATGCGATCCACCCCGGATATGGCTTCCTGTCCGAGAACGCCGACTTTGCGCAGGCCGTGCTAGACGCAGGCCTCGTCTGGGTCGGCCCCAAGCCTGCGAGCATCCGTGCGATGGGTCTGAAGGATGCCGCCAAGCAGCTCATGCGCGCGGCGGGCGTGCCGGTGACGCCGGGCTATGACGGCTCGGACCAGTCAGTCGAGCGGCTCACCAAGGAGGCCGAGGCCATTGGCTACCCCGTCCTCATCAAGGCGGTCGCAGGCGGCGGCGGCAAGGGGATGCGCAAGGTCGACGCCCCCGCCGACTTCGCTGCCGCGCTGGAAAGCTGCCGCCGCGAGGCCAAGGCCAGCTTCGGCAATGACGAAGTGCTCTTGGAAAAGTGGATCACCTCGCCCCGCCACATCGAGGTGCAGGTGTTCGGCGATGCCCACGGCAACGTCGTCCACCTGTTCGAGCGCGACTGCTCGCTCCAGCGCCGCCACCAGAAGGTAATCGAGGAAGCCCCCGCCCCCGGCATGGACGAAGCCACCCGCGAAGCGATCTGCGCCGCCGCCGTGCGCGCCGCCAAGGCGGTCGATTACGAGGGCGCAGGCACGATCGAATTCATCGCCGATGCCTCAGAAGGCCTGCGGGCAGACCGCATCTTCTTCATGGAGATGAACACCCGCCTTCAGGTGGAACACCCCGTCACCGAGGAGATCACCGGGGTCGATCTGGTCGAATGGCAGCTGCGCGTCGCGAGCGGCGAGCCGCTGCCCAAGCGGCAGGACGAGCTGTCGATCGACGGCCATTCGATCGAGGCGCGTCTCTATGCGGAGGACCCGGCGAAGGGGTTTTTACCGAGCACGGGGCGGTTGGAATACTTCCGCCTCCCCCATCTCACCCGAAAGCGCCGTTTCCGCAACGAAACCGGTGTGCAGAAGGGAGACGAGATCTCGCCATTCTACGATCCGATGATCGCCAAGCTAGTCGTCCACGCTGACACCCGGCAGGATGCTATCGAAGCGATGAAGGACATGACCTCCGGCGTCGAATGCTGGCCGGTCAAGAGCAATGCCGGGTTCCTCAATCTCCTGCTGTACGATCAGGATTTCGAGGACGGGACGATGGACACCGGGCTCATCGGCAACAATCTCGACGACTTCATTCCCGACGAGCGTCCGTCCAACAAGGCGCTGCAATCAGTCGCGCATATGGTGATCGACAAGGTGCTGGGCGGCAAGGCGACCGACATTCGCGAAACCTATCTCGCGACCGACAAAGGGCCTTGGTCGAACCTTGGCCTGCGCCTCAACCGCGACAAAGCGCCCGCCACGGTGCGCCTGACCGAAGGCGCAAATGACTACGAGTTCGCCTTCACCGATCAGTCCATCGACGAAAGCCTGTGGGTTGAAGAGACCCCGCACGGCTATCTCGTCACCGACGATGGCGTGACGCGAATGCTGCGCATCGCCCGCGCTGGCGGGGAAGGCCAAGCCTCCGCCGCCGATGGTGCGATCATCGCGCCGATGCCGGGCAAGGTCATCGCGGTCGATGTGGCCGAGGGCCAGGCCGTCACCGCCGGGCAGCGGCTCATGGTGCTCGAGGCGATGAAGATGGAACACGCCCTCACCGCACCCTTCGACGGCGTGGTCGAGGGGCTGGCCGTCAGCGCGGGCGGGCAGGTGCAGGTCGAGGCGGTGCTCTGCCGGGTGGTGCCTGCGGGGGAATAA
- a CDS encoding carboxyl transferase domain-containing protein — MTWAKELEELRQREALAEQMGGADKVARQHGRGKMDARARLAALCDEGSFREIGKIAGSAKYDANGDLQSVTPAPFLFGKATINGRPVVATADDFTIRGGAADAGIARKMVQAEMMAHQLKLPIIRMIDGTGGGGSVKTLEQIGATYIPAVPGWGDVVTNLDTVPVVALALGPTAGLGAARTVASHYSIMVKGLSQIFAAGPAVVDGLGEAYKGGAANHEEAKEALGGSAIHTRNGVVDDEVASEAEAFARARHFLGFMPEYVGQPARRVETGDPADRREEALLSLVPREEKQVYSMRRCLEMVFDAGTVFEIGRHWGRAAITAFARLDGWPVCVIASDPSYLGGSWEAKTSEKVERFVRLADQFRLPIVHLVDNPGFMIGREAEMAGTIRYGVNAMNAIYRATVPLACVVLRRAYGIAGSAMSNAERYQYRYCWPSGDWGSLPIAGGLEVAYKSELEASDDPAALLEEIRARLAKVTSPFRSAERFNVEDIIDPRDTRPLLCEFAGLAWRRLGTES; from the coding sequence ATGACCTGGGCCAAGGAACTCGAAGAACTGCGGCAACGCGAAGCCCTCGCCGAGCAGATGGGCGGCGCGGACAAGGTTGCGCGCCAGCATGGGCGCGGGAAGATGGACGCCCGCGCGCGGCTCGCGGCGCTGTGCGACGAAGGCTCCTTCCGCGAGATCGGCAAGATCGCGGGCAGCGCGAAGTATGACGCCAATGGCGACCTCCAAAGCGTCACCCCCGCCCCCTTCCTGTTCGGCAAGGCCACCATCAATGGCCGACCCGTCGTCGCCACCGCCGACGATTTCACCATCCGCGGCGGCGCGGCGGATGCGGGGATTGCCCGCAAAATGGTGCAGGCCGAGATGATGGCGCATCAGTTGAAGCTCCCGATCATCCGCATGATCGACGGGACGGGCGGCGGCGGCAGCGTCAAGACGCTCGAACAGATCGGCGCGACCTACATTCCCGCCGTGCCCGGCTGGGGCGATGTGGTGACCAACCTCGACACCGTGCCGGTGGTGGCGCTGGCGCTGGGGCCGACAGCGGGCCTCGGTGCGGCGCGCACGGTAGCGAGCCACTATTCAATCATGGTGAAGGGCCTCTCGCAGATCTTCGCCGCCGGCCCCGCCGTGGTCGACGGGCTGGGCGAGGCCTACAAGGGCGGCGCGGCCAATCACGAGGAGGCCAAGGAAGCCCTAGGCGGCAGCGCGATCCATACCCGCAACGGCGTGGTCGATGACGAGGTGGCCTCGGAGGCCGAGGCCTTCGCCCGCGCGCGGCATTTCCTCGGCTTCATGCCCGAATATGTCGGCCAGCCCGCCCGCCGCGTCGAAACCGGCGACCCGGCGGACCGGCGCGAGGAGGCGCTTCTCTCCCTAGTGCCGCGCGAGGAGAAGCAGGTCTATTCGATGCGCCGCTGCCTCGAGATGGTGTTCGATGCCGGCACCGTGTTCGAAATCGGCCGCCACTGGGGCCGCGCGGCAATCACCGCTTTCGCCCGGCTCGATGGCTGGCCGGTGTGCGTCATTGCCTCAGACCCCAGCTACCTCGGCGGATCGTGGGAGGCCAAGACCTCCGAGAAGGTCGAGCGCTTCGTGCGCCTTGCCGACCAGTTCCGCTTGCCCATCGTCCACCTCGTCGACAACCCCGGCTTCATGATCGGGCGCGAGGCGGAGATGGCGGGGACGATCCGCTATGGCGTCAATGCGATGAATGCGATCTACCGCGCCACGGTGCCGCTGGCGTGCGTGGTGCTGCGCCGCGCCTACGGCATCGCCGGGAGCGCGATGAGCAATGCCGAGCGCTACCAGTACCGCTATTGCTGGCCGAGCGGCGACTGGGGGAGCCTGCCGATCGCGGGCGGGCTGGAGGTCGCCTACAAGTCGGAGCTGGAAGCCTCCGACGATCCGGCGGCGCTGCTGGAGGAAATCCGCGCAAGGCTCGCGAAAGTCACCTCGCCCTTCCGCAGCGCCGAGCGCTTCAATGTCGAGGACATCATCGACCCGCGCGACACGCGGCCGCTGCTGTGCGAATTTGCGGGGCTGGCGTGGAGAAGGCTGGGGACCGAGAGCTAG